A section of the Alkalihalobacillus sp. LMS39 genome encodes:
- a CDS encoding GTP pyrophosphokinase family protein, whose product MDNFKQWKDFLLPYKFALDELQTKINIIAEEAKFMNDYNPMEHIKTRLKTPQSIMQKLKRKNIEPTLKNAKMKLFDIAGLRIVCPFTTDIYIIHHQLLKRTDINVVEVKDYIRFPKPNGYQSLHMIIKVPITLSTGVEHVYAEIQLRTLAMDFWASIEHKIFYKYGKAIPAYLEKELKEAAHTANLMDIKMKRIHEEVKLMKQENDDEVYLYLQQP is encoded by the coding sequence ATGGACAATTTTAAGCAATGGAAAGACTTTCTGTTACCATATAAATTTGCCCTTGATGAATTACAAACAAAAATAAACATCATAGCTGAAGAAGCAAAATTTATGAATGACTATAACCCAATGGAACATATTAAAACCCGCCTAAAAACACCTCAAAGTATTATGCAAAAGCTAAAACGAAAAAATATAGAGCCTACTCTTAAAAATGCAAAAATGAAGCTTTTTGATATTGCCGGATTACGCATCGTATGTCCATTTACTACCGATATTTACATTATCCATCACCAGTTATTGAAAAGAACCGATATCAATGTTGTTGAAGTAAAAGATTATATCCGCTTCCCTAAACCAAACGGATACCAAAGTTTACATATGATTATCAAGGTTCCGATTACGCTCTCTACTGGTGTTGAACATGTTTATGCAGAAATACAGCTACGAACGTTAGCAATGGATTTTTGGGCTAGTATTGAACATAAAATTTTTTATAAATACGGAAAAGCCATTCCGGCATACCTTGAAAAAGAATTAAAAGAAGCCGCTCATACTGCAAATTTAATGGATATAAAAATGAAACGGATTCATGAGGAAGTAAAATTAATGAAACAAGAAAACGAT